Within the Taeniopygia guttata chromosome 1, bTaeGut7.mat, whole genome shotgun sequence genome, the region AATTAAGATACGTGGTGGATGAGCAGGTGAGGTAGGAAGAGGGCAACCAAACAACATCTTTATTaaggagagagaggaagggaCAAAAAGGTAACCCCTCTCTAAGCTACACTGAAACTGTGAGACTGACTGTCATTCTTGCTGTAAGAGATGGAAAGCCTTGAACACTTCAATTTAACAATTTTTACCTTCAGTTGCTTCATTTTATATTGAATATATAGTTATACTGAAGAGCTTCTGCTTGTGTGTGATAAGCTCGTCTTGGGCTTGAGAACAAAGAGCTTCTGAGAACAAGAATTAAAAATGCTCTGACAGAgcaaaaaagataatttttaatccACTTCTTCAGATGTATATGTGTAAGTGGTAGACACATCTTGTTCTTTCACTGATGTGGAAGAAGAAGAGAATTTGTGCAGTGTGTTTGTACTTTTTACCCATGTTGGAGGGTTGGGATGTTATGAATCTatgtcagaaaatatttatattgtgTGAATCACCTAGTGTTGTGTAGCTTTTGGGGTTGAATTAACCATGCATATGTGAAACCAGGTAGCTTGACCATGATTGATCACTGTCTACTGGCAACCTGTAAAATTTGGCCTTTGACAGCAATGCAGAGAAATTAAACTAGAAAATGTCAAAAGGTCAGTGGTAGTGCTTCTGAAAGACATATCTGATGGATGGTCCTTTAACAAAGTATTATAAATATCCACAAGGCAGAAATACTATTTTCCATTTATACATCTGCTCTTTTTGCCACAGCAGACACTGTCAGCCCACTGAAACTGTCAGCTCCTGTCCAGCCTATGATTCACAGTAACCACAAATCTTTATCTACAAAACTGCTACCCAATaatggtttcctttttttctccatttgtgCTTGCACAATTCATCATTTCTACTTAAACATAGAAGTTTGTGCCTGTCACTGTTTAGTAGCAGCCTGTGTCTCTGCAGATCATAGCTGTAATTTGTCAGCTTAGTTTTGTCCTCTCAGCTTCAAGTAAATATGCAAATATAAGAACCAGACTTTATTTCATCATCCAATTTGAGAATGAAAACATGAAATACTCCTGAACCCAGGACAGACTGGTCAAATCCCCACTCTGTGGCTCCCTGTACTCTGATAGTAAATCACTAATACCTTTGAGCATGAACTCTGGAACTAGCAAAAGTAGTTTCCTCCAGACTGTTTCCTTAGCTTACACACAAGAGAGTCATCTCAGATAGTCAGAAACTTATTCTGGAGTCAAGATATGTGACTTAATTCATGTATGAACCTATTAATTTGTTGTAGTAGGAAATCAGAATGCTCTGGGATTATACACACCTGATAGATTCATACAGGCTGGTACTCATATATACTTATATAGCCTTGTAATCACCGTGTATATCCTCTTCACCTATTCTTCCAATCCTCCCCTAGGCCAGCCCTGAGATTACTCCATTAAATTGCTCAGTGCCCTATGATGAAGTTCACTGAACGTCCATCCAGTCTGAAAACATCTGATTTATCTAGGAGCATTCTAGGTATGCAATTCAGTGGTTTTAGCAACCGTGACAATACCTGCTGTGTTTTACTTAGGCTGTAATAAACAAAGCACTACATCAGTAGCAACACTGAAATCAATAGAAGTTGTTCTCATGTCCAGTCTAAGCTCTCCATGTTTCTGTAATCAATAGCAAGGCCCAGAGCTAGAGAACCCTGTGTTTCCCAAATGTCTTTGGGAACAGCCTTGCTGGATGGTTTTAAATTTCGCCTTCAAGCTGGCTTACAGTCTTgtcttttccctcctctttcttTGGTTGCTGGGAGAGGAATATATAAACCTGCTTCCAAGACAGCTTTTTGACAAGTCCTCTGCTGCAGGGAGAAGGCAAAGTcagctgcaattcctgctttCATACCAACACAACTGTCTTTGCAGGAGCTTAGAGCACCAAAGCCATCCTGGGGCTTGCTGGAATTTACTTCAAGGGATTCCTTCACAACTTTAATGTGATTTCTGACTTGGTCATGTAGTTTTTGTTCCTGGATTACTTGCTCCTGGATGTATTTGCTCCACTTACACCTTGAAGGAGAGAGCATGGCTTGCTGGAAGTTGTCTCCCACCACAACATAAACTGATAGGTTGCCACATGTGTTGAGTGGAGCCAGTAGGCAGAGTGGATTTATTCTCCATGTGACAGCAGACTGGACACAACTGTAGTTAACCTGAGCCATTGCCTAAGATAGGAAGAAAAACTTTCCAAACAATATTAGCATTGATAACATGAAGAGCAGCCTTTTAATGAAAGCTTTCATTAAAAGATTGCTGTTTATGTTATCAGTTCTAATATTGTTTGGAACGTTTTTCTTCTGATCTTGGGCAACAGAGCCACCCAAACACATGGAAAGGGAGAAAGCACACATAGAAGACCACCAACAGCACCTTTTGTTTGTAGCAAGCCTGTGTGTGGGGCCAGTGGCCAAGGTGCAAATGATGAGTATGTAGCACAGAGTCACCAacaacaaaggcaaaaaaaaggtCAGGCTGGTCAGCAGACACCTGATTGTGCTCAGGTTTTCAGAGCTGGTAAGGTTGAGGCATGAGGACCTTATGTTTTGTGTCCCTTTTGAAGAGATCAAGAAATTGGCAGGGCTGACAGCTTCCAGGGACATCAGCCAAATGGTTGTGCAAGCCACTGATGTCCACTCCTTCCTCTGGATGTGGAAGAACTTCATTGTGTCAACCATCACCATGTAGCAGAAGGCACTGAAGCAGGTAAGGAAGAGGATGCTGCTGAACAATTTGAAGTGGAAGCTGAAGCAGATGAACTTGCACATGAATTCACCAAAAATTGAGTGTTCACAGTAGCACAGTAGTGCATCAGGAAGGGAAGGCCAGTAGGTTAGAGCAGGTCTGTGAGTGCCAGGTTCAGCCTGATTATGGTGCTGCTCTTTCAAAGTCTCACCTTGAAGCTGTAAACACAAATGACAATGAAATTTACTGGGAAGCCCACCAGGAAGATCATGTTATACATAATGTGGAGGAACTAAGTCTTCAGACCAACTTCTACACAGTGCATTTGGGAAAATCATCTTCAGCATCTTGCTGGCTGGTGGAGTTGGCTAAGTTGTCATTTGTTCtgttcattttttctccttagctGTTAAGGATGAAAGAAATGTTTAGTGTTCCCTAAACTAATATAAGACTCCTCACATTTCATTAAAATCAGATTTCCTTTCAGCTGCTCATCAGTGCTCCTATTAAAGTGACTTTTATGAATAAGAAAAGACCTTGCTGTGTTGATAAGAATTGATTTTGATCTAGaatatttttatcatatttGTATAgatcaaaatttatttcaaaatgcatatTTCAGGAAAAGGCCTACACAGGCACAATGAAGCTGTAATATAAGGGATTCCCAGGCCCACAGTGTGTCCCATGTGTGTCCCCTGGTATGCAATGTTCACTTTCTGCTCTCATCAGGGGTCAAATGGAGAAGGACAGGCTAGTTGTATttgtggtaagatagggacaggcggagcggaagattaccgggatgtcacggaaagacagaccccttcccccctctctctcccctgcttatctgctaaccccaggagtcagaaaagaatgtagccacacctgtcctggtaaaattccactacccactatcctccgagaccccaaacccccctctgacgtagcaaagactcctaaacctatataaacccacgaaataggataataaacgcttttcaaccgtctgccatattggtatctgcgtgtgttgattagcccgagtggcttggacgagaccaggccgccgtgctgccttatctgaaccaggctcctggttgtctttcataaagacaacatactggtgccggaaacccgggacaaaagaagaaaaatttgcccggtggacgggtttcacctggacagaagcagcggccaggacggcgggaccgtacccaggcgtaaggggagacgtcccccTAGGATCCAcgggcgtcatggacgcaatggcaaggatcgtgagtgctatttattcacagtggggtattgggtgtaagctcaaggattttcatcttgccatggcgagattgcttgagctaggggcaatAGAGCGTCCcgtggatgtattacatccggaaatatgggacaaatgcactgccgcgctagccgaggacacaaaatcctccggcagcggcagaaatcttaaagcatggggcagagtagaaaaagccctacgcaaagcgatagaggagcaggagacatggagcgcggcgcgcacgtgtttattagttactcctaaactcggggtgggggcggggacgcagactgcccctgagagcgatctgcccggcagcggggacccaggggggctcagcgcgacaccccctcccccagatcagagcccacccccccccgcaggaaccccccgcgacacccccgccgccgaaaatccccaaaacccccccccccgcgcaaaccccccgagagaccgcaaattcctccgagccgccgccgccgcccgcccgcgatccGATACCGGAGACGCAAGAGCACGCagagcgcttctggcaagggctgctaaaagaagcccGAGCTGCCGAAACGGCGGTTTGGGAAGACGGCGTGGCCACGCCGCCCCCCTATGCCTTTGaacatggcgccgggagcgagggggaggggcggggctcgggcggtcccggcgcgaacaccCGAGGGGGGGAGCGCGATCTCGGgaatgcgcgcgcgcgggagaaaggggcggagggcggcgcGGGACACAGAACCGATCGGCAgctgcgccgggagccgccaccatataaggcaaaaaccaccccccgcggtaggcgcggcgagccaggggggcgggaacggcccctcccccgagggggggagcgagcccggggccgaacaaaacggcagggagccccggaagtacgctggcactcgtcttccggctcAGAGTCCAGcaacagccccagcagctcaggggagctgacggaagctagcgatggctccgattcagacgaaacggaaccggcacggcttgaaacaaagccgggtaaagctctaagccgcgccgaaaaacaaatacaatacgAATCAGCTCActttactgactgggggaaaataaagatagcttgtgctgaatggtccccggcggccgccatacaagccttcccagtccggcttaccggtccggaagggaaccaacaaagggtctataccccgataaacccaaaagatatacagtcaattgtcaaagccattgcggaaaaggggatcaactcggctatagttACTACGTTgatcgatggtctttttagcaatgatgacttgcttccctttgatatcgaacggatagggcgtATGTTATTAGACGGAGCGGGAATGATCGTCTTTaggcaggagtgggaggataattgcagaaagcagctagcccaggcgtccggcgcgcggcagcccctacacagatccagcttatccagactgataggaaagcatgatgatatgatcacaccacagcagcaagccgcacagatgcaggctgaggaggtcagagcgaccactcgggctgctagaGAGGCAATTCGTgccgcctcccgagtcgtggctaAGCCAGCACcatggtccaccgtgaggcaggcagagagcgaaagcttcacacagtttgtggatcgcctgcaggcagcgatagattcctctaccctgccggcagaggcaaggggccccgtggtggccgactgcctgcgccagcagtgcaaTTCTGTTACTAAGGATATCTTAcgttccctgccagccggggctagcctggcggacatgatcagacatgtagtgagggaggaacacctgacgcccattcaggcagctgtccacaccctgaccaatgccatggcgtgtttcaagtgcggggaggcgggtcacatcgcggtgagctgcccacagccggcacggcagcccgccgcagcgcctccgccccaaacgcgcccgcggggatcctgctggggctgcgggaggaagggacatctggctagggaatgcaggtcccggctccagggaaacggaaaggggagAGGGCCAGCGGGCTGCACCCAGCCccctcccgctgcgaatatgaggcggcccatccatgccaacccccaatggggcggggagccctcgtaccccattctcccacaggaagcaaccaacttcatacccctgccagcgagtatcacggcacagcctgcggcgccttcgtacccaccgccaccgcaagcagcgcctgtgccacagggtcagcagggagCGCCTCAGAacaggacaacccctgggtggccctggccctaaaaatagggagggaacccccgaaaatctgggggacatgccgcctttatgacaGTCAGGACCCTCATGTAATAggacttcagttttgggcagacacaggagcagactgcacaatcctaccccaagccctgtggccccgacactggccgtacaaggaagtatccccagtgaacggggtgggggggctgtcccgggcctggaaaagcacccaattggtagctataacgctccatacaaagaaaggaccagaacaaacagtagcaatccacccctatatcttgcaaaactccccacccctgataggaagggacgttctcgctatgctaggagtcaggattacaaatttatgatgagggccactgctgtgcacccactgctgccaatcaaactgacctggaaatcaccagaccccgtatgggttgagcagtggcccctgtcaaagcctcgaatgacagccttgctggaactggtcgaccgcgagctacaaaagggccacatcgaaccctccaccagcccatggaacacccctgtgtttgtaatccccaagagatcaggagaaggctaccgcctcgtccacgacctgagggaagtgaacaagacaattcagcccatgggtccagttcagacactactgcccgcgaactcagccatccccgaagggcagccgtgcgcagtgctggacatcaaagactgcttcttttcaatacccctgcatgccgaggacaaagaacggttcgccttctccatcgtgttcccgaacggcgagcgacctaacctccgcttccaatggaaggtgctacctcaaggccttgtggacagcccgaccatatgccagatcaccgtggacagggcactgatgccagtccgacactcccaccctgctgcgaccatcattcagtacatggacgacatcctcgtcgccgcaccatcggcaggccaagtggatcacctagtgtccacgatcacggaaaccctccaggccaacggcttcgagatcgcgaacacgaagatcaagagaggaccgtgcgtgaccttcctgggagtggggatcacaaactcctacgtgaccccacccaggataaaggtccgccgagacatcaagaccctccacgacatgcagcgactcgtaggatctctgcagtggctccgcaacatcatcctagttccgccagaggtcatggaccccctgtatgacctcctgaaaggaaagcacccgtgggaccccaaggagctgacgccgcaagcaacgaaatccctcgacttcatcgaacgtcagatgtccaccagcctgcttgccaggtggaacccgggcgtaccactggacttatacgtccacttcacgcagaagggaggagtgggagcacttgcccaagggCCTTCCGAgaaatcccagccgatccagtgggtggtcctcggaagaccgactcacgcattctccccaggagttgagtgcattgctaacctcatcacgaaaggcaggagactcgccctgagacacctgggaaccgagccggcaaggatccacctcccctttcgcaagcgaccgaccacggagtcaactgcaatatcggaacacctggccctcgctctcaccggcttcggaggagaaatctcctacgccaccaaaccaccctggacccagctactgaccatcgtcgacatagatgtgccaccgaaggtcatggaccgaccgcaaccaggaccaacggtctttacagacgcctcctccatgacttctaccacagcagcagtgtggcaggcaggagaaacatggcattgtgtcaaaacgtgtgaccccacgctgtcagtgcaacagctggaagcagcagcagtggtcttggcatgcggacttttccagaacgaacacctcaacatcgtgacagactctatattcgtggcaaagctctgcctagccatgtcaagaccaggtgtgtcaacatccacgacggcctccatgcttgaagaggcactctcctcacgccagggcaccgtgtccgtcatccacgtcaacagccataacccagtcaagggcttcttccagactggcaacgacaaagcagatgccgcagcgaagggagtgtggacactgcaggaagctcgtcagctgcacgagtcactccacataggggccaaagcactggcaaaaagatgcgggatctcgacagcagacgcgaggcacgtagtggccacctgccctcactgccagaagtcacccctatggaccggtggagtcaacccgagaggcctcaaggcatcagaaatctggcagtcagacttcaccctctgcgaactgctgaagccccgagcatggcttgcagtgacagtggacacctacagcggagtgatcatagcgacacagcacctcaaacccaactcgaaggccacgatccagcactggctgacagttatggcatggcttggtatccccaagcaaattaaaactgacaatgcttccaattttatctctaaatcagtgcgagaattcgcctcagtgtggggtatcaccttagcacagggaatcccatataacagcaccggacaggccattgtcgagcgagcaaatcagaccctaaaagccaagttagaagtgttggcaaaggcagagggctttgccaattccatcccctcaggagaccagacacgcatgctagcaaccgcgctgctagcagtgaaccaattccctaggggagatgaagcaaacagtcccattcgaaaacactgggccacccagacactagaggagggcccacaggtcatggtcaaaaacgagctaggcgagtgggaacggggctggagactggtgcttacgggacgggggtacgcggcagttaaaaaggagggcaagatcaggtggtgtccactcaggtcgatcaaacctgaccttaagaatgaaactaatggaaaactgtgagttttcgttcgcaggacacgctcgtggaccgtccccgcgacacacacacacctgctccagagggagacaacggaccaccaagccaccagacagagcctgagcgtcccacggcggtgagacccagactcgcacagtgtctctgtgcaatcctgctgatggggtttgtggccggggggcaagccgacccaggccactaccctcaccagccgttcagatgggtcatgcaacatctctcaagcgacaaggtgttcaaagaggtcaccaccgcaaacgctccatccttcgtattccatatagccgatctgtttccagggcaaccgaaaacaCAGCCCATAAACCCACGTATcgtactcatgtacatatcctattggtgcccagcgtccaacccagggaaaaggtactgtgactacccgggatggggacattgtgggtattggggttgcgaaaccattgttacagatgccagaccatgggcagacgggtggcaaccacaggagcccgacagattcttacagttcacctgggcaccctttggctgcggagaccacactgcacagcctagacaacgggcatgcgtaagttataacatgactgtcctacagccagatcaccctagctgggccacgggtagaacatggacagtggtcctcaaaggaccgaggaggtgggtgaatgtgagaattatcaggctccagccgccaacgcctcgaccagtgggacccaacaaaattatcaggaatgtgctgggagggaaaaacacaacccacctcaaaaccctgaccccaaaagccactgacaccccgaccggccttgcagataccccccagataggccgcatggctgagtcagacccaaacccaatctttcgtatgctagaagctacctttttaaccctaaacgaaaccaaaccgaacctaaccaacccctgttggctttgctatgatatcaaaccccctttttatgaaggcattgctttggacacccccttcagttactcctcggccagcgcccctcaccagtgcaggtgggacactccccgcagaggaatcaccctgagtcaaatcacaggacagggcagatgttttgggagtGCAACCTTAgcgaagcagaaaggcaacttctgcactaaagttgtcaaacctaacagaaaaactagcaagtgggtgatcccatctgcgtctgggatgtgggtttgccaaaggtccggagtgagtccttgtgtgttccttgacaaattcaatgattctactgatttctgtgtccaagttctgattgtccccagggtcttgtaccactcagacgaagaaatataccatcttctcgaagaacctaacagactccacaaaagggaaatcatcacaggtataactatcgcgatgctgctcggcttgggagcagctggcaccgccacgggcgtctcagccatcgcaacccagcaacacggactctcccagctgcaaatgaccatcgacgaggacctgcagaggatcgagaaatccatctcctatctggagaagtcagtctcttcactttcagaagtagttttacaaaataggcggggacttgaccttttgtttatgcagcagggaggactgtgtgcagctttgaaggaggaatgctgcttttatgcagatcatacaggagtcgttaaagactccatggcagaactccgagacagactagctcagagaaagagagacagggagacccagcagagctggtttgaatcctggttca harbors:
- the LOC100229474 gene encoding LOW QUALITY PROTEIN: 2-oxoglutarate receptor 1-like (The sequence of the model RefSeq protein was modified relative to this genomic sequence to represent the inferred CDS: inserted 2 bases in 2 codons; substituted 2 bases at 2 genomic stop codons), producing the protein MYNMIFLVGFPVNFIVICVYSFKVRLXKSSTIIRLNLALTDLLXPTGLPFLMHYCATVNTXIFGEFMCKFICFSFHFKLFSSILFLTCFSAFCYMVMVDTMKFFHIQRKEWTSVACTTIWLMSLEAVSPANFLISSKGTQNIRSSCLNLTSSENLSTIRCLLTSLTFFLPLLLVTLCYILIICTLATXPHTQACYKQKVLLVVFYVCFLPFHVFGWLCCPRSEEKRSKQY